From Epinephelus lanceolatus isolate andai-2023 chromosome 12, ASM4190304v1, whole genome shotgun sequence, the proteins below share one genomic window:
- the LOC117272451 gene encoding polyisoprenoid diphosphate/phosphate phosphohydrolase PLPP6-like — MSSPPFRRNSCRGAACGSRASFECHVRRRGSSCSYFSPGAQSEDFSVSLSQPIFTITLRFLLAIDLWLSKRLGMCACEESPWGSIRPLVRLLEFSGHVIPWLIGTIYTLLHGESVEEQEIMLNLALALLLDLLLVRAVKTVVRRRRPAQNRSDILSAFFVERYSFPSGHATRAAMCARFLLAQLVDTASMRVLVVGWAALVSLSRLLLARHYVTDVGFGLAMGYCQYSLVERLWVTWDCLQDLLLLRLTERFNRAYDGLWMADWKH; from the exons ATGTCCTCACCACCGTTCAGACGGAATAGTTGCCGTGGAGCTGCGTGTGGAAGCCGGGCATCATTTGAGTGCCATGTCCGCCGCCGGGGCTCCAGCTGTTCCTACTTTTCCCCCGGAGCGCAGTCTGAGGACTTTTCCGTCAGTCTGAGCCAGCCGATATTCACTATAACGCTCCGGTTTCTGCTGGCGATAGACCTGTGGCTGTCCAAGAGGCTCGGGATGTGCGCCTGTGAGGAGTCTCCATGGGGCAGCATACGGCCCCTGGTGCGGCTGCTGGAGTTCTCCGGGCATGTCATCCCGTGGCTCATCGGCACTATATACACCCTGCTCCACGGAGAGAGTGTGGAGGAGCAGGAGATCATGCTGAATCTGGCCCTGG CTCTGTTATTGGACCTGCTGTTAGTTAGAGCTGTGAAGACTGTGGTCAGACGGCGCAGACCCGCCCAGAACCGCTCTGACATCCTCTCCGCCTTCTTCGTGGAGCGCTACTCCTTCCCCTCGGGCCATGCCACACGGGCGGCCATGTGTGCCCGCTTCCTCCTCGCCCAGCTAGTGGACACAGCCTCCATGCGGGTCCTAGTAGTGGGTTGGGCCGCTCTGGTGAGCCTGTCCCGGCTGCTGCTCGCCAGACACTATGTGACAGACGTGGGCTTTGGCTTGGCTATGGGTTACTGCCAGTATAGTCTAGTGGAGAGGTTGTGGGTGACCTGGGACTGCCTGCAGGACCTGCTGCTCCTGCGACTGACGGAGAGATTCAACAGGGCTTATGATGGACTCTGGATGGCAGATTGGAAACATTAG
- the LOC117272300 gene encoding peroxiredoxin-6-like: MPGLLLGDVFPDFEAETTTGKIKLHEFLGDSWGILFSHPRDYTPVCTTELGRAARLSSEFSERGVKLIALSVDCLEDHHGWTKDIVAYNCEEASCCSLPFPIIADGKRELAVALGMLDPDEKDKDGLPLTARCVFIIGPDKRLKLSLLYPATTGRNFDEILRVVDSLQLTAGKRVATPADWRPGDCVMVPPAMSEEEAASLFPAGVYSKDLPSGKKYLRYTPHK, from the exons ATGCCGGGACTGCTGCTCGGAGATGTGTTTCCTGATTTCGAGGCGGAGACCACCACTGGGAAAATTAAACTCCACGAATTTCTCGGTGATTC GTGGGGAATCCTGTTCTCCCACCCCAGAGACTACACCCCGGTGTGCACCACAGAGCTGGGTCGGGCTGCCAGGCTGAGCAGTGAGTTCAGTGAACGCGGCGTTAAACTGATCGCCCTGTCCGTCGACTGCCTGGAGGATCACCACGGCTGGACCAAG GACATTGTGGCGTACAACTGTGAGGAGGCTTCTTGCTGCTCGCTGCCCTTTCCCATCATAGCGGACGGTAAACGGGAGCTGGCAGTGGCCCTGGGCATGTTGGACCCAGATGAGAAGGACAAAGACGGCCTGCCGCTCACTGCCCGCTGT gtgtTCATCATTGGCCCTGACAAAAGGCTGAAGCTGTCGCTCCTCTACCCAGCCACCACCGGACGCAACTTTGATGAGATTCTGCGAGTGGTGGACTCACTCCAGCTCACGGCGGGGAAACGAGTTGCCACACCTGCTGACTGGAGG CCCGGAGACTGTGTGATGGTCCCTCCCGCCATgtctgaggaggaggctgcgtCTTTGTTCCCAGCTGGCGTCTACAGCAAAGACCTGCCCTCTGGCAAGAAGTACCTGCGCTACACACCCCACAAATGA
- the fggy gene encoding FGGY carbohydrate kinase domain-containing protein, whose translation MAEVYFIGVDVGTASVRAALVTRAGLVKSTAEEPISIWEPQTDHYVQSSTEIWEKCCTVVKRVTQSVERSQVRGIGFDATCSLVVLDQSFQPVPVCQDGDRHRNIVMWMDHRAEEQAARITNTGHRVLSRVGGVMSPEMQPPKLLWLKENLKESCWDKAAHFFDLPDFLSWKATGCLTRSLCTLVCKWTYCPPEGWDAGFWTSIGLEDLLENKFSKIGNATCSPGSSLGDGLTQEAAADLGLEPGTAVGASLVDAHAGGLGVIGADVKGFNLPCEDQPITSRMAMICGTSTCHMAISEQPLFVPGVWGPCLSAMVPGLWLNEGGQSATGRLIDHMVKGHAVYTQLQEEARQRCPVTGENIYSYLNSHLSSMANSRSAVDLLGSSLHVWPDFHGNRSPLADPSLKGMVIGLPLSQTLDDLALLYLATIQALALGTLHILEAMKEAGHDIRTLFLCGGLSKNALFVQIHANATGLPVVLPDQTEAVLIGAAVLGACASQDYSTIQEAMERMAKVGKVVRPDRELQSFYERKYKVFLRLFAHQREYQAIMNQR comes from the exons ATGGCAGAGGTTTATTTCATTGGTGTGGACGTGGGCACTGCCAGTGTGAGGGCTGCACTGGTGACCAGGGCTGGTCTGGTGAAGAGCACTGCAGAGGAGCCCATCAGTATCTGGGAGCCCCAGACTGACCACTATGTCCAGTCCTCCACTGAGATCTGGGAGAAATGCTGCACAGTTGTAAAG AGAGTTACCCAAAGTGTAGAGAGGAGTCAGGTTCGAGGGATCGGCTTTGATGCCACCTGCTCACTAGTGGTTTTGGACCAGAGCTTCCAGCCTGTGCCAGTCTGTCAGGATG GTGACAGACACAGGAACATAGTGATGTGGATGGACCATCGTGCTGAGGAGCAGGCCGCTCGTATAACCAACACCGGCCACAGGGTCCTGAGCAGGGTGGGAGGGGTCATGTCACCAGAGATGCAACCCCCTAAGCTGCTCTGGCTCAAAGAG AATCTAAAAGAAAGCTGCTGGGACAAAGCTGCACACTTTTTCGACCTTCCAGACTTCCTGTCTTGGAAGGCAACGGGCTGTTTGACACG GTCTTTATGCACTCTGGTGTGTAAATGGACGTATTGCCCCCCAGAGGGATGGGATGCTGGTTTCTGGACTAGCATTGGACTGGAAGATCTTCTGGAAAACAAGTTTTCAAAAATAG GCAATGCGACGTGTTCTCCAGGGAGCTCGCTGGGAGACGGCCTTACTCAGGAGGCAGCAGCAGATCTGGGTTTGGAGCCAGGAACTGCAGTTGGTGCTTCTCTCGTTGATGCTCATGCAGGAGGTCTTG GTGTGATAGGTGCAGACGTAAAAGGCTTTAACTTGCCCTGTGAGGACCAGCCCATCACCTCACGCATGGCCATGATCTGTGGGACGTCAACCTGTCACATGGCG ATCAGCGAGCAGCCTCTGTTTGTGCCCGGAGTGTGGGGGCCCTGCCTGTCCGCCATGGTGCCCGGCCTGTGGCTCAACGAGGGAGGACAGAGTGCGACAGGACGGCTG ATCGACCACATGGTGAAAGGCCACGCCGTCTACACCCAGCTCCAGGAAGAGGCACGGCAGAG ATGTCCTGTTACAGGTGAGAACATCTACAGCTACCTGAACAGCCACTTGAGTTCAATGGCTAACTCCCGCTCTGCTGTTGACCTGCTTGGCTCCAGTCTTCATGTTTGGCCGGACTTCCATGGGAACAGGTCGCCCCTAGCTGACCCCTCTTTGAAGGGCATG GTGATCGGACTGCCACTCTCACAAACCTTGGACGACTTGGCCCTGCTTTATTTGGCCACTATACAAGCCCTCGCT CTTGGTACGCTTCATATTCTGGAGGCCATGAAAGAAGCAGGACATGACATCAGAACCCTCTTCCTGTGTGGCGGGTTGAGCAAAAACGCCCTGTTTGTCCAGATCCATGCCAACGCTACAG GTTTGCCTGTGGTGCTGCCTGACCAGACGGAGGCTGTGTTAATAGGAGCAGCAGTCCTGGGTGCATGTGCATCACAGGACTACAGCACCATACAG GAGGCGATGGAGAGAATGGCGAAAGTGGGGAAAGTTGTTCGGCCTGATCGTGAACTCCAGAG CTTCTATGAGAGAAAGTACAAAGTGTTCCTGCGACTGTTCGCCCACCAGAGGGAGTACCAGGCCATCATGAACCAGAGATGA
- the LOC117271897 gene encoding transcription factor Jun-like: protein MSRKMEATFYDEAVNASSSQHDGPTVYGFNPKTLKQTMTLNLNDPKNFKPQLSAKALDILTSPDVGLLKLASPELERLIIQSCSGLTTPTPTQFVCPKNITDEQEGFAEGFVRALAELHYHQQTPAVHPDAQTGAATSMASGSAASESGGIPYSCTVRADPPEYTNLGAFSRGVGSASAPASDRHPPMSYPAAPPPSHMDLAAAAQHPRLHALKEEPQTVPEMSGDTPPLSPINMENQERIKAERKRMRNRVAASKCRKRKLERISRLEDRVKNLKSQNTELVSSANVLRDELALLKQKVMDHVNSGCQLILTQQLQAY from the coding sequence ATGTCCAGAAAAATGGAAGCGACCTTCTACGACGAAGCCGTGAATGCCTCCAGCTCTCAGCATGACGGGCCGACAGTGTATGGCTTCAACCCCAAAACCCTCAAACAGACCATGACGCTAAACCTAAACGACCCGAAAAACTTCAAGCCCCAGCTGAGCGCCAAGGCCCTGGACATCCTGACGTCCCCTGATGTCGGCTTGCTGAAGCTGGCCTCGCCTGAACTGGAGAGGTTGATCATCCAGTCCTGCAGCGGGCTGACGACTCCCACCCCGACCCAGTTCGTGTGTCCCAAGAACATCACCGACGAGCAGGAGGGGTTCGCGGAGGGGTTTGTGAGGGCACTGGCGGAGCTGCACTATCACCAGCAGACACCCGCCGTCCACCCTGACGCGCAGACCGGCGCGGCCACCAGCATGGCATCCGGCTCTGCTGCGTCTGAGAGCGGCGGGATTCCCTACAGCTGCACGGTGCGCGCCGACCCACCGGAGTACACAAACTTGGGGGCTTTCAGCCGGGGTGTGGGCTCTGCGTCTGCACCTGCCAGCGACAGGCACCCACCTATGAGTTACCCAGCCGCCCCTCCGCCGTCCCACATGGACCTGGCGGCGGCGGCGCAGCACCCGCGGCTACACGCGCTCAAGGAGGAGCCGCAGACGGTGCCCGAGATGTCCGGCGACACCCCGCCTCTCTCCCCCATCAACATGGAGAACCAGGAGCGCATCAAAGCGGAAAGGAAGCGCATGAGGAACAGGGTGGCCGCGTCCAAGTGCCGGAaaaggaagctggagaggatcTCCCGGCTGGAGGACAGGGTCAAAAACCTGAAGAGCCAAAACACGGAGTTGGTTTCCTCCGCCAACGTCCTCCGGGACGAGCTGGCTCTGCTCAAGCAAAAGGTCATGGACCACGTTAACAGCGGCTGCCAGCTCATTTTGACGCAGCAGCTCCAAGCTTACTAG